The nucleotide window CACACGCCGATGAGTGACAGACAGCTGCCCATGCGCCAAGCTCTCAGGGTTAGGGAAATCCCAGTCTCCTCTTACCTTCCGTTTGTTGTGGTAAGCAATATAGAGGACAGCAACAAGAACAGCTGCGGTCACCAGATATGCAAAGAAATGGCTGCTTTCTGCACTGGTGTTTCCAGAATTGTCCTTATAAGAGTCCTCCTTCTCCCCATTCATAGAATCCGTAAGTGTCCCCTCTCGGTTCTCACTGGAGGAAGGGTCCAACACCTTTTCATTCTCTTCTTCAAGTGgtgagccctcttctggctctgtatCACCCTCATCAGTCTCCTTGGTTTCCACATCTTCAGTAGGCTCTGAAGACTTGTCTCCTACCTCTGGCTTTAAAGAGAAGTCGGAGTCCCCTGCCGGTCTCTCCCCAGATTCAGTTTTGGAAGTAAGCGTCGGTTTCTGTCCTTGTTCAGCTAGGTCGGTTTTGTCAATCTTGGGAGTCTCCTTATCTGAGGAGGGTTTGGAGATGGGCTTGTCCGAATTAGCTTTTGTGGACTTCTCGGGATCATCTTTTGCGGGCTTCTGCTCAGGCGCCTCCTGTTTGGGGTCGGCTGGCGGGGGCTGCTGTGCAGTCCCAGTTGACTTGGTTTGTGCTTTCTCGGGCTGAGTTTTGGGACCAACCGGCTCTCTTGCGGGGGGAACGGCTGCAGCGACCTGCTGTCCAGATCCCGCCGAACTGGCAACTGCTGCCGCAGTCGGCTCCACCGGAGTCTCCGGGCCTCCGTTAGCGGACGACTGCCCCTGCGCGGTCTGCCCCTGCGCGGTCTGCCCCTGCGCGGTCTGCCCCTGCGCGGTCTGCCCGCCAGGCTCTTCCTGCTTAGAAGACGCTTTTTTCTCAGGCGGCGGGGACGCGGGGGGCTGACCGGAGTCTTTTTCTATAGAAGGCTGAGCCGGAGGATTATCTTGACTTGGGGTGGCGCGTGTCGTAGAAGCAGGCGGCGAGTCAGTTCCTGAAACAGAAAAAGCAGTAAGTCCTCGGAAGACAAGGCCGGGAGAAGAGAAGGGGGCTTGACGTCTCCGAGCTGGAAGAGCTCCGTGGTGATGGCCGAATGGGAGAAGAGCGGAGATGGCCAGAGTCGGGTCAGGCAAGGAGGACGCCAGCTCCGGTAGCGACCCGCCCAGGGGAAGACGGGGGAACCTAAGGGAGAGAGTGGGGTGAGCTTGGGGAGGGACGGGGGGGGTCTTACTCGCCACTGCGACATTCAGCAGGAGCAACGCAACCAGGAACCGCATCCTGTAGTCTGCGCTTCCGCCCTCTACTGCTGACGTGAGAGCGGCGCAAGGGACTTGGAGCGCGTGGCCCCTCCCTTTCCGGTGGGCTGTTCCTTTTCCGGCGCAGCCCCGCCCCGGGGCGGGGCTATGGGGTTCCGCTAGTGTGCCGGGCGTCAGGTCcgctctgccttcctctttttctcagcTCTCTGACGGGCCCCGCAGTCCCTCTCCTGTTTACTGGTCCACGTGCTTTGGAAACTGTTCTGACCGGCAGGCACTGCATCACCCCTCGTGGCTCGTGATGTGGGGTCGCGGGGCCGGGAGCCGCTTCGCTGCGTCGTCTGCCGGTGTTCCTGGCTTCTCCGATGCTGGTGGTGCTTGTCTCACGCCACACAAAAATGTAATCTGTTCGGGTCTTTCCCGTCTAGAAACAAACACTTCGTCACTTTCGTTCCCGGTCCTAATCCCTTTCTTGAGGGTACCTAGGGCCCTCTGAATTTACCacggatggattttttttttcctaaatttttGTGTCTGAGACGGTATTGCTTTGTAGACAGGCTAGCtagcctcaagctcctgcctccgAAGTGCTTGGGATTACATGTGTCTCACCACGCCCCTCTCgggccatttatttatttaagacataCGATAGCAAAgattttttcatttgtgtgtaccACCTGTGCGcgggtgcccttggaggccagccGAGGACGTCGGATCCCCCAGAGCTAGAGCTACAAGCGGTTTCAAACATCTACATggatgttaggaactgaactctggtcctgtgGCGAGCAGCAAATgcccctaactgctgagccatctctccagtccaggacATAAGGTCTCTTGTTAACCAAACAGAGGAAGACCTGGATCTTCTTACCTTCCTACTAATTACAGGCTTGTATCCCCAAACCCAATTTAtggggtactggggatcaaactcataaCTTTGTACACTAGACAAGAACTCTGCCTCAccctagtaattttttttttccgacatagggtttctctgtgtagccctggctgtcctggaactcactcactctgtagaccaggctggcctcaaactcagagatccgcctgtctttgcctcctgagtgctgggattaaagccgtgtgccaccaccgtctggcagTAATAGATTCTTAATAATTCAAATAACAaagcagaattttaaaagaaatatacttttaagtacaaagtcaggatgtttgaaggactatctggtagcaattgattaaccacagaatgtccCAGTGCCggaggtagtctataaagtttgacaaacaactttaaactacatagtaagataacacagaaattctggaaagtccctaaaacttgagccaatcagaattgtacccatactagcaccctaaatgatgtaaccttatggtttttgcctttaaactgagcttgcagaggggcaggtacctcctccagcctctattGTGTTGGATGGCTTGACGAGGTCCCTGCCACGTAgcttgaactgcttcaataaaccttACTTTTGAATTTcggttaaatatatatatatgcatgcttttaaaatttcttttagggAAAAAATTCTTTTAGGGAAGCTTGGCAgcatggtgcatgcttttaattccagcactcaggaggctgaggcagagggatctctgagttccaggccagcctggtctagttccaggacagccaaggctacacagagaaatcctgtcttgaaaaataaatttattttagaggctagagagatggctcggtggataagaacactaactgctcttccagaggaccccggttccattccattcccagcactcacaacggtctgtaattctagtttccgatctgacaccctcttttgacctccacagacatTGTATGcatatggtgtacagacatacatgtaggcaaaacatacatttttaaaattcttgctGCCTGCTCATCTATGGACTACTATTTGCATTCATTTCTTGTGTCTTCATCTGTTATAGTGCTGGGTTGTTTAAATAAGTTGCTTGAAATCATTTATGAACATCTGCCAGGTTAGGTATTTTGTAAGCAGTGATTTAACaaattgttgttggttgtttttactctttttactcttactctttgctctttccaccacccagcccccaaataaatcacacatggaggattattattactttaaatgcccgaccttagcttggcttatttcttgccagctttttaaaaatgatccctttggcctctgggcttttgcctttctcttttctgtatttctttcttcacttctcactctgtggcttgctgtgcagctgggtgcctggccctgtggagtcctcctcctcctcctcctcctcctcctcctcctcctcctcttcctcctctttcttgctcctCCTTGATACCTCTTCCTGTCAGCTGGTTATAGACGCAGCCTCCCGACCCCAGGTTAATTTCATTTAATCAAACgaacgtaacacatctttgcatcattaaacaaatattccacagcataaacgaatgtaacacagattaatattccacaacaaatagTAGGTCCAGGCCGAAACTAAAAGTCCCAACAActgtgttcattttgtttttgttgttttgagagaggCAGCCAttgcaggcctggaactcactccaaaGAGCAGCTGACCTTGCACTTGGCAtcaatcttccttcctctgcctttagAAATGCTGAAATTACAGTGGTGTGCCACCTTGCCAGGTTCTATGGTCCTTAATACCCTGGAGG belongs to Peromyscus eremicus chromosome 3, PerEre_H2_v1, whole genome shotgun sequence and includes:
- the Tgoln2 gene encoding trans-Golgi network integral membrane protein 2, giving the protein MRFLVALLLLNVAVARTDSPPASTTRATPSQDNPPAQPSIEKDSGQPPASPPPEKKASSKQEEPGGQTAQGQTAQGQTAQGQTAQGQSSANGGPETPVEPTAAAVASSAGSGQQVAAAVPPAREPVGPKTQPEKAQTKSTGTAQQPPPADPKQEAPEQKPAKDDPEKSTKANSDKPISKPSSDKETPKIDKTDLAEQGQKPTLTSKTESGERPAGDSDFSLKPEVGDKSSEPTEDVETKETDEGDTEPEEGSPLEEENEKVLDPSSSENREGTLTDSMNGEKEDSYKDNSGNTSAESSHFFAYLVTAAVLVAVLYIAYHNKRKIIAFALEGKRSKVTRRPKASDYQRLNLKL